The stretch of DNA GGTCACTCTGACGCCTAAGTCAGTCGAGTGCTTTACGCAAATAAAAGTATAAAGAGAGTATGTTttcttgttaaaaaaatatgaatacattaatgttaattaaacctggtatttgtaaaaaaaaaaaatcaattatgaCATTGTTTTCAGTGTTTAGTTGCTATTCATGGCAAGATGGATGTTCATGCCCTGCTCCCTGACACTGTCATATCTGACAACTCATACCAATCCTGATCTACTCATATCATCTCTTCATGCACTAAAAGACATGCAAATGATATCAAATCATGACATCTCATATCTATGAACTCAGGAGTAACATATGTACTAAGGTGCTCGGGTAGATGACCACGGTTTTCTAACTCATCACATTGCCTAGACTTACCCCACTCGGGCTCAACTGAGGACCCCGGCTCGTGGTGATCTGATCTGTCTCAATTTCACCACAACCCGGATTTTAAGATGAGCCGAATACTTTTGGGGTATAACATACATTATGTATGTATATTAGAATTTCATATGCACGTATAACATGATTTtgcaatattttttattatataataaaattttattgtaaCATAAATATATGTGTGAATAGtctgttattattattattttattccaTCATTGTCCAAattgattttatatttattataaaaaaatatgattctATGTATAAATGTGAAttcattacttgattttacAGCAAAAGGATAATGCAttcttaaaattataatttattacacAGATGCACCGCATGTCATTATACATTATCACTAACGTAACGTGTGTACACTGGATTCAAATGGGTTGTTtctgattatatcattttggaGACACAATTTGCACATTTGAACAAACAGTGGACACACAAAAAACACAGTTGCTTTTCATGCTTTCCCCATTTCAAGTATCAAACCCGGAGACGCACAGTTATGCCTTCAGTAATTAGTAACagccaaagaaaaaaaaaaaccacacACATTTAGCTCACTATAAAGACTACATTATTATTCTCTACAAAACGTACAAAAGTCTCTGGCCAAGACATGCTTATCTGCTGGTATCACTTGGTTCACTTCTGCTAAATTTATACTTGTCTGGCTATATATATGTGTTTCTTCAACTATAGATGGCTCGGTTGCTTGCGGGTTAACTAGTTCTCATCAAAGAAAATGATCTAAAAGTAGCAAtgtttatgtatttttatgtgTCGTATCTGTTTCAAGCAATGACTTTAGGCTGTTGATACTGAAGGTAATTTGTTGGATGTTATAATCTTtcatttaaaaatttgtctcTGACAGCTAATTGAGCTAGTATCTTTTGCAAATCCTTGGACAGGATTCAAGAGCATCGAACATATTAAGGAAGAATTATGGGTGCAAATGGTACTCCATATTATTACAGCACTCTGCTTTGTTTTTTCTTTGGGCTGAGTGGTTTGTGTCATTCTTCTGCAACTGGGATCAGAGCAGAAGTAACAGCACGACTTCTGGTGAATGTGTCCAAGGCATCAGCGAAGAAGATACCTGAAACTTTGTTTGGTGTATTTTTTGAAGTGAGAATCATAATTTATGATGAAATCATACAAAAATATCACATATGTCATccacaataattttaaatactgcAGGAGATTAATCATGCTGGTGCAGGAGGTTTGTGGGCCGAGCTTGTCAGCAATAGAGGTCAAATATGAGATCTGAAAGAATATATTCCTTTATCATAATTATTCGCCTAGTATTTCAAGAAGTATGTATTTTCACTGACATCGATCGTTTGAAAATAGAGGTGATTTTGTTGAGGTTAAAATATAAAGCAAAGATGAGTATAGCTCTATATTAATGCATTACAGGTTTTGAAGCTGGTGGCAGCACCACACCTTCAAACATTCATCCGTGGTCAATAATTGGGGACGAATCGTCAATACGAGTGTCAACGCATCCCGAGTCATTGTTCCCTCGAAATATAATGGCTCTGAGGATGGTCGTGCTTTGTGACATCATAGGCACGAATATTTGTCCATCTGGAGGAGTTGGTATATACAACCCTGGTTTCTGGGGCATGGTAACAACTAATTCATTATCATTCCCTTGTACTAGTTTTCCCATCATGCCTGCCAACAAAGTACTCGATCAATTACTCTTGCTATAATTCTCTCGAGGGCCTTCATCTGTATCATCCAGGGATGTTAAAAAGTCGAGCTCAAGTTGAGCTTTTATGAATGTTCATATCCAAAGGTTTCAAGCTTTTCGAATTTCACAACCGTTCAAACCCCGAGAATCTCACTGCAGCTTGTGTCATGATTCATTCTTGACTTTATGAAGTCAAGATATGTTGTTATGATTTATTTCATACAAAAATAGTAAAATCCTCAATAGTCAGCTCATGAGCCAACCGTTTGATATGTGGGCGACTTAGATGATTGCCTATACCAGTAAACAAAACCATGAATACCATTCACGCGTAAAAAATTATTGTATGATGCCAAGTTTTAAACATCTGTTGCTTGCAAATTGACAATCTGTTCTTTGCTTGCAGAATATTGAACAAGGGAAGACATATAAATTAGTATTCTATATTCGTTCTATAGATCCGATCAATCTGTCTGTGTCACTGACCAGCATGAATGGGTCGCAGACATTAGCCACAGCTAATATCATGTGTGTATCCACATTTTATCGATAACTGCCActcaatatttaaatttatctcaATTCTGTATTTGTAAAAGTCCACTCATCATTGTTTTCCTAGCAGAAGTCTTGCTATTCCACGCTGGAGAAGGATGGAGTTTGCACTGAAATCTAGTGGAACTgattcaaattcaaaacttcaactgagcACACAAAGGAGAGGTGTAATGTGGTTTGATCAAGTGTCCTTGATGCCTACAGATACATATAAGGTGTGTACGTGGTGCAGGTTTTGTCCGTAAAAAGTGATTGCGATTTGAATGGGTCATAGTTCTAATCGATCTTCAACATTCAGTGGATAACACTTGGAATTTACTAATGTTGGCTCAGGGACTTGGTTTTCGCAATGATCTTTTCAAAATGGTAAAAGATTTGAGACCAGGGTTTCTCAGATTTCCAGGTATTTctgataaatttttttgaagCATTCACGTTTGTTCTTGAATGCATATTTAACTTGGCGAGTAGGTGGTTGCTTTGTTGAAGGAGATTGGTTAAGGAATGCCTTTCGTTGGAAAGAAACAATTGCAGCTTGGGAGGAGAGGCCTGGCCATTTTGGTGATGTCTGGCATTACTGGACTGATGATGGACTTGGTCATTTTGAGTTTCTCCTGGTAATTTCCTAATAGAGGCTTAAGCAGTCGTTCACAGGTAGCCAGTAAAATTCACTACATGATCGAACTCCAACTCAAGTTCATTAATGAAATTTATAGACTGAATTTACGTAGTTGAATTTTCCTCTATTGCACCGCCATATCGATGATAACTGAACTTGTGTGTAACTCTATTTATTGTATCTCATCTGCATCCTGATTCCTGAATTCCTGTCTTCTGCTCTGCAGCTAGCAGAAGAATTGGGTACATTACCAGTGTGGGTGTTCAATAATGGTACTTTTTAGTTTTTACAGTCTTGGTATTTAACTAGGCGATCTCTTCACTCGTTTCATTTTCTACACATTGTCTCCTTTTTCACTCAAATAATGCTCAGGGATCAGCCATCATGATGAAGTCAACACTTCAAGCATATCACCTTTCGTCCAAGTAAGTTTCTTGGGTTTTCTGCACATAACATGAATCTTGTTTTTTGACAGTTCAAGAATCTGGAAATGCGAATCTTCCTGTTGATATCTCAAATGTCCAACACTGAGCTTGTTTCAGACAGACCGACCTAATTCCTCAGCCTTATTTTTGCCACTTCTGAAATGAATCCTAGTGTTAATTGCAGGAAATTCTAGATGGGATCGAGTTTGCGAGAGGTGATCCTCACTCGAAATGGGGTTTTGTCAGGGCGAGATTGGCACATCCCGAACCCTTTGATTTGAGATATGTTGCAGTTGGGAATGAGGACTGCGGGAAGCAAAATTACAAAGGTAGGAAACTTTCATCGAAGATTCTTCGGGTGGAGCATATGAATCTTCCTTCAAGTTTCGTGATGTTTCATAACAAAATTACCAAGTGCATACTTGAGATTTTCTACCAACTCCCTTTATTCAGGAAACTACCTTAAATTCCATTCTGCAATAAAAAGTGCATACCCGGATATCAAGATTATATCAAATTGTGATGCTTCCTCTCAACCCTTGGATCATCCTGCCGATTTATATGATTATCATGTAAGAACTTCCACAATCATAGCAACTCACGAAAATTTACTCCAAACTAGTAGGAGCTACTCATAGTTATGTTTCATTCTACATACCAGACATACAGCACTGCCAATTACATGTTTTCCATGGCTCataaatttgatcaaataaagcGCAATGGTCCAAAGGTTTGCTGTGTTTCACTTGATACTTCGtggttaataataataataataataagttgaCCCCTCGAGGATCAAGCCCTAATTATTATGCTCCTACTGTTGATGCTACAAATGATTCTGCAGGCTTTTGTGAGTGAATATGCTGTGACCGGAACGGATGCTGGAAATGGTAGTCTTCTAGCTGCCATAGCTGAAGCTGGATTCCTGATTGGCCTCGAAAGGAATTGGTACCATTCTTCCGTATTTACACATGATAACCTGACGATGGGGTAAATTTCTTTGAATCCAATCATATCTTCTCAATGTCATCCTATACAGTGATGCAGTTGAAATGTCAAGCTATGCACCTTTATTCGTCAACATCAACGACAGAACGTATACTCCTGAAATCCCGCCTTATCTCTTCATTTGTACTTaaaattttcttcttctaaATGATGTTTCTTGATCAGGTGGACGCCAGATGCAATTGTTTTTGATTCATCACGTATGTATGGAACTCCTAGTTACTGGATGCAGCAGTTATTTAAGGATTCAAATGGGGCGACTCTTGTCAGTTCGACTCTTCTAGCTAATGATTCAAGTTCACTTATTGCTTCCGCTATTATTTGGAAAGATATAAAGAATAGCCAGTCATACCTG from Primulina tabacum isolate GXHZ01 chromosome 3, ASM2559414v2, whole genome shotgun sequence encodes:
- the LOC142540799 gene encoding alpha-L-arabinofuranosidase 1-like isoform X2, which codes for MALRMVVLCDIIGTNICPSGGVGIYNPGFWGMNIEQGKTYKLVFYIRSIDPINLSVSLTSMNGSQTLATANIISLAIPRWRRMEFALKSSGTDSNSKLQLSTQRRGVMWFDQVSLMPTDTYKGLGFRNDLFKMVKDLRPGFLRFPGGCFVEGDWLRNAFRWKETIAAWEERPGHFGDVWHYWTDDGLGHFEFLLLAEELGTLPVWVFNNGISHHDEVNTSSISPFVQEILDGIEFARGDPHSKWGFVRARLAHPEPFDLRYVAVGNEDCGKQNYKGNYLKFHSAIKSAYPDIKIISNCDASSQPLDHPADLYDYHTYSTANYMFSMAHKFDQIKRNGPKAFVSEYAVTGTDAGNGSLLAAIAEAGFLIGLERNCDAVEMSSYAPLFVNINDRTWTPDAIVFDSSRMYGTPSYWMQQLFKDSNGATLVSSTLLANDSSSLIASAIIWKDIKNSQSYLRIKVVNFGSNNVTLQISINGLEPNAIKLSGSRKSELKSSNLMDENSFQEPKKVVPVSKPLENAGNNMNALLYPYSFTSFDLATNSDITHILGFENYVNKF
- the LOC142540799 gene encoding alpha-L-arabinofuranosidase 1-like isoform X1 codes for the protein MGANGTPYYYSTLLCFFFGLSGLCHSSATGIRAEVTARLLVNVSKASAKKIPETLFGVFFEEINHAGAGGLWAELVSNRGFEAGGSTTPSNIHPWSIIGDESSIRVSTHPESLFPRNIMALRMVVLCDIIGTNICPSGGVGIYNPGFWGMNIEQGKTYKLVFYIRSIDPINLSVSLTSMNGSQTLATANIISLAIPRWRRMEFALKSSGTDSNSKLQLSTQRRGVMWFDQVSLMPTDTYKGLGFRNDLFKMVKDLRPGFLRFPGGCFVEGDWLRNAFRWKETIAAWEERPGHFGDVWHYWTDDGLGHFEFLLLAEELGTLPVWVFNNGISHHDEVNTSSISPFVQEILDGIEFARGDPHSKWGFVRARLAHPEPFDLRYVAVGNEDCGKQNYKGNYLKFHSAIKSAYPDIKIISNCDASSQPLDHPADLYDYHTYSTANYMFSMAHKFDQIKRNGPKAFVSEYAVTGTDAGNGSLLAAIAEAGFLIGLERNCDAVEMSSYAPLFVNINDRTWTPDAIVFDSSRMYGTPSYWMQQLFKDSNGATLVSSTLLANDSSSLIASAIIWKDIKNSQSYLRIKVVNFGSNNVTLQISINGLEPNAIKLSGSRKSELKSSNLMDENSFQEPKKVVPVSKPLENAGNNMNALLYPYSFTSFDLATNSDITHILGFENYVNKF